Proteins found in one Candidatus Krumholzibacteriia bacterium genomic segment:
- a CDS encoding HNH endonuclease signature motif containing protein, producing MTREDFAALQAARTRLSRTRPKPLTLEETIRVLVAFHDERRPKPRRRSNPPTARHTRHIPRATREAVFERDGHRCAFVAPDGTRCTATHDLQIDHVEPYCEGGTNDVGNLRVLCGTHNRRVAEFV from the coding sequence ATGACCCGTGAGGACTTCGCCGCTCTGCAGGCCGCGCGCACGCGCCTGAGCCGCACGCGGCCGAAGCCGCTGACCCTGGAGGAAACGATCCGGGTGCTCGTCGCCTTCCACGACGAGCGTCGACCGAAGCCACGCAGGCGGTCGAATCCGCCGACGGCCCGCCACACGCGCCACATCCCCCGCGCCACGCGCGAGGCGGTGTTCGAGCGCGACGGACATCGCTGCGCGTTCGTCGCGCCGGACGGGACGCGGTGTACGGCGACGCACGATCTGCAGATCGATCACGTCGAGCCGTACTGTGAAGGGGGGACGAACGACGTCGGGAATCTCCGAGTGCTGTGCGGGACGCACAATCGGAGGGTGGCGGAGTTCGTTTGA
- the nth gene encoding endonuclease III: MAERSSTARAKKKTATRKKPTAKKPTTTNKPPTRRRGPAYPTAPGAPRRRVPNPALPEILEALQREYPDAHCELNHRNAFELLIATILSAQCTDVRVNMVTETLFEKYPGPEHFVAAPIEEIEEDIRSTGTFRNKARNIKKACRAIVEEHGGEVPRDMEALKALGGVGRKTANVVMGNIWNEPDGVVVDTHVTRLSRKLALTNKEDAVQIERELNRLIPREHWVMFPHWLIFHGRRVCKARNPRCDECVLYAYCPTRA; the protein is encoded by the coding sequence ATGGCCGAACGATCCAGCACCGCCCGCGCGAAGAAGAAGACCGCCACCCGCAAGAAGCCCACGGCCAAGAAGCCCACCACCACGAACAAGCCCCCCACCCGCCGCCGGGGCCCGGCCTACCCCACCGCGCCGGGCGCCCCGCGCCGCCGGGTGCCGAACCCGGCCCTGCCCGAGATCCTCGAGGCGCTGCAGCGGGAGTACCCCGACGCCCACTGCGAGCTGAACCACCGCAACGCCTTCGAGCTGCTGATCGCCACCATCCTCAGCGCGCAGTGCACGGACGTGCGGGTGAACATGGTCACCGAGACGCTCTTCGAGAAGTACCCGGGGCCGGAGCACTTCGTCGCCGCGCCGATCGAGGAGATCGAGGAAGACATCCGCTCCACGGGCACGTTCCGCAACAAGGCGCGCAACATCAAGAAGGCCTGCCGGGCGATCGTCGAGGAGCACGGGGGCGAGGTCCCGCGCGACATGGAAGCGCTGAAGGCGCTGGGCGGGGTCGGGCGCAAGACGGCGAACGTGGTCATGGGCAACATCTGGAACGAGCCCGACGGCGTCGTGGTCGACACGCACGTCACGCGGCTGAGCCGCAAGCTGGCGCTCACGAACAAGGAAGACGCGGTGCAGATCGAGCGGGAACTGAACCGGCTGATCCCGCGCGAGCACTGGGTCATGTTCCCGCACTGGCTGATCTTCCACGGACGCCGGGTGTGCAAGGCCCGCAATCCGCGCTGCGACGAGTGCGTGCTCT